Proteins co-encoded in one Trichoplusia ni isolate ovarian cell line Hi5 chromosome 19, tn1, whole genome shotgun sequence genomic window:
- the LOC113503473 gene encoding endophilin-A isoform X1: MAFAGLKKQINKANQYVTEKMGGAEGTKLDLDFVEMERKTDVTCELVEELQAKTKEFLQPNPTARAKMAAVKGISKLSGQAKSNTYPQPEGVLGDCMLLYGKKLGEDTVFYGHANCLIEMGEALKQMADVKYSLDDNIKQNFLEPLHHLQTKDLKEVMHHRKKLQGRRLDFDCKRRRQAKGPGRASPYMSPSHNTPRQDDEIRQAEEKFAESLQLAQIGMFNLLDNDVEQVAQLTYFAEGLLEYHQQCTEILKGLVSTLMEKKEEAVNRPKMEFVPKTLADLHIEGIHDLNNGRRYGSTQSLSRPRQHIPPSSSVGDLSTSDPFKAWEAPSPNRTHARPAPGFKPHPAPRNQFNGRDPWTASPLPSPVKSPARTPVAPNKTPCCTALYDFEPENQGELGFKENDVITLINKVDDNWFEGSVNGKTGYFPISYVQVTVPLPNM, encoded by the exons ATGGCATTCGCGGGGCTCAAGAAACAAATCAACAAAGCTAATCAG tatGTCACGGAAAAAATGGGAGGTGCCGAGGGCACAAAATTGGATTTGGACTTCGTGGAAATGGAAAGA aAAACTGATGTCACTTGCGAGCTGGTAGAAGAATTACAAGCGAAGACAAAAGAGTTCCTGCAGCCGAACCCTACGGCACGAGCTAAGATGGCAGCTGTGAAAGGCATCAGCAAACTGAGCGGGCAGGCCAAGAGCAACACATACCCTCAGCCAGAGGGCGTGCTTGGAGACTGCATGCTGCTCTACGGCAAGAAGCTTGGAGAAGACACTGTCTTCT ATGGACACG CGAATTGTCTTATCGAGATGGGCGAAGCTCTGAAGCAGATGGCTGATGTTAAATATTCTCTTGATGACAACATCAAGCAAAACTTCCTGGAACCTCTCCATCACTTGCAGACTAAAGATCTCAAGGAAGTCATG CATCACCGAAAGAAACTACAAGGCCGCCGGTTGGACTTCGACTGCAAACGGCGAAGACAAGCTAAAG GCCCCGGTAGGGCCAGCCCTTACATGAGCCCAAGTCACAACACACCAAGACAGG ACGACGAGATCCGACAGGCCGAGGAGAAGTTCGCCGAATCGCTGCAGCTTGCCCAAATTGGCATGTTCAACCTCCTTGATAATGAT GTTGAGCAGGTAGCGCAGCTGACTTATTTCGCAGAGGGACTCCTGGAGTATCACCAGCAATGTACGGAAATCCTGAAGGGACTCGTATCTACGCTCATGGAAAA gAAGGAGGAAGCGGTGAACCGTCCCAAGATGGAGTTCGTACCGAAGACGCTAGCAGACCTGCACATCGAGGGCATCCACGACTTGAACAATGGTAGGCGGTACGGTTCCACCCAAAGTTTGTCCCGCCCCCGCCAACACATCCCCCCCTCGTCCTCTGTCGGCGACCTCAGCACTTCAGACCCCTTCAAGGCATGGGAAGCACCCTCACCCAATCGTACCCACGCCAGGCCAGCGCCAGGGTTCAAACCACACCCAGCGCCACGGAATCAGTTCAATGGAAGGGACCCCTGGACAG CATCGCCGCTGCCGTCGCCGGTTAAGTCGCCCGCGCGGACCCCGGTGGCGCCCAACAAGACGCCCTGCTGCACCGCTCTCTATGACTTCGAGCCGGAGAACCAGGGCGAGCTGGGATTCAAG GAGAACGACGTGATCACGCTGATCAACAAGGTCGACGACAACTGGTTCGAGGGCTCCGTCAACGGCAAGACCGGGTACTTCCCGATCAGCTACGTGCAGGTCACCGTGCCCCTACCCAACATGTAA
- the LOC113503473 gene encoding endophilin-A isoform X6 translates to MAFAGLKKQINKANQYVTEKMGGAEGTKLDLDFVEMERKTDVTCELVEELQAKTKEFLQPNPTARAKMAAVKGISKLSGQAKSNTYPQPEGVLGDCMLLYGKKLGEDTVFSNCLIEMGEALKQMADVKYSLDDNIKQNFLEPLHHLQTKDLKEVMHHRKKLQGRRLDFDCKRRRQAKDDEIRQAEEKFAESLQLAQIGMFNLLDNDVEQVAQLTYFAEGLLEYHQQCTEILKGLVSTLMEKKEEAVNRPKMEFVPKTLADLHIEGIHDLNNGRRYGSTQSLSRPRQHIPPSSSVGDLSTSDPFKAWEAPSPNRTHARPAPGFKPHPAPRNQFNGRDPWTASPLPSPVKSPARTPVAPNKTPCCTALYDFEPENQGELGFKENDVITLINKVDDNWFEGSVNGKTGYFPISYVQVTVPLPNM, encoded by the exons ATGGCATTCGCGGGGCTCAAGAAACAAATCAACAAAGCTAATCAG tatGTCACGGAAAAAATGGGAGGTGCCGAGGGCACAAAATTGGATTTGGACTTCGTGGAAATGGAAAGA aAAACTGATGTCACTTGCGAGCTGGTAGAAGAATTACAAGCGAAGACAAAAGAGTTCCTGCAGCCGAACCCTACGGCACGAGCTAAGATGGCAGCTGTGAAAGGCATCAGCAAACTGAGCGGGCAGGCCAAGAGCAACACATACCCTCAGCCAGAGGGCGTGCTTGGAGACTGCATGCTGCTCTACGGCAAGAAGCTTGGAGAAGACACTGTCTTCT CGAATTGTCTTATCGAGATGGGCGAAGCTCTGAAGCAGATGGCTGATGTTAAATATTCTCTTGATGACAACATCAAGCAAAACTTCCTGGAACCTCTCCATCACTTGCAGACTAAAGATCTCAAGGAAGTCATG CATCACCGAAAGAAACTACAAGGCCGCCGGTTGGACTTCGACTGCAAACGGCGAAGACAAGCTAAAG ACGACGAGATCCGACAGGCCGAGGAGAAGTTCGCCGAATCGCTGCAGCTTGCCCAAATTGGCATGTTCAACCTCCTTGATAATGAT GTTGAGCAGGTAGCGCAGCTGACTTATTTCGCAGAGGGACTCCTGGAGTATCACCAGCAATGTACGGAAATCCTGAAGGGACTCGTATCTACGCTCATGGAAAA gAAGGAGGAAGCGGTGAACCGTCCCAAGATGGAGTTCGTACCGAAGACGCTAGCAGACCTGCACATCGAGGGCATCCACGACTTGAACAATGGTAGGCGGTACGGTTCCACCCAAAGTTTGTCCCGCCCCCGCCAACACATCCCCCCCTCGTCCTCTGTCGGCGACCTCAGCACTTCAGACCCCTTCAAGGCATGGGAAGCACCCTCACCCAATCGTACCCACGCCAGGCCAGCGCCAGGGTTCAAACCACACCCAGCGCCACGGAATCAGTTCAATGGAAGGGACCCCTGGACAG CATCGCCGCTGCCGTCGCCGGTTAAGTCGCCCGCGCGGACCCCGGTGGCGCCCAACAAGACGCCCTGCTGCACCGCTCTCTATGACTTCGAGCCGGAGAACCAGGGCGAGCTGGGATTCAAG GAGAACGACGTGATCACGCTGATCAACAAGGTCGACGACAACTGGTTCGAGGGCTCCGTCAACGGCAAGACCGGGTACTTCCCGATCAGCTACGTGCAGGTCACCGTGCCCCTACCCAACATGTAA
- the LOC113503473 gene encoding endophilin-A isoform X7: MAFAGLKKQINKANQYVTEKMGGAEGTKLDLDFVEMERKTDVTCELVEELQAKTKEFLQPNPTARAKMAAVKGISKLSGQAKSNTYPQPEGVLGDCMLLYGKKLGEDTVFYGHANCLIEMGEALKQMADVKYSLDDNIKQNFLEPLHHLQTKDLKEVMHHRKKLQGRRLDFDCKRRRQAKGPGRASPYMSPSHNTPRQDDEIRQAEEKFAESLQLAQIGMFNLLDNDVEQVAQLTYFAEGLLEYHQQCTEILKGLVSTLMEKKEEAVNRPKMEFVPKTLADLHIEGIHDLNNAGSHAGTPEHKPPSNLELFPGSGNAQRSTNASPLPSPVKSPARTPVAPNKTPCCTALYDFEPENQGELGFKENDVITLINKVDDNWFEGSVNGKTGYFPISYVQVTVPLPNM, from the exons ATGGCATTCGCGGGGCTCAAGAAACAAATCAACAAAGCTAATCAG tatGTCACGGAAAAAATGGGAGGTGCCGAGGGCACAAAATTGGATTTGGACTTCGTGGAAATGGAAAGA aAAACTGATGTCACTTGCGAGCTGGTAGAAGAATTACAAGCGAAGACAAAAGAGTTCCTGCAGCCGAACCCTACGGCACGAGCTAAGATGGCAGCTGTGAAAGGCATCAGCAAACTGAGCGGGCAGGCCAAGAGCAACACATACCCTCAGCCAGAGGGCGTGCTTGGAGACTGCATGCTGCTCTACGGCAAGAAGCTTGGAGAAGACACTGTCTTCT ATGGACACG CGAATTGTCTTATCGAGATGGGCGAAGCTCTGAAGCAGATGGCTGATGTTAAATATTCTCTTGATGACAACATCAAGCAAAACTTCCTGGAACCTCTCCATCACTTGCAGACTAAAGATCTCAAGGAAGTCATG CATCACCGAAAGAAACTACAAGGCCGCCGGTTGGACTTCGACTGCAAACGGCGAAGACAAGCTAAAG GCCCCGGTAGGGCCAGCCCTTACATGAGCCCAAGTCACAACACACCAAGACAGG ACGACGAGATCCGACAGGCCGAGGAGAAGTTCGCCGAATCGCTGCAGCTTGCCCAAATTGGCATGTTCAACCTCCTTGATAATGAT GTTGAGCAGGTAGCGCAGCTGACTTATTTCGCAGAGGGACTCCTGGAGTATCACCAGCAATGTACGGAAATCCTGAAGGGACTCGTATCTACGCTCATGGAAAA gAAGGAGGAAGCGGTGAACCGTCCCAAGATGGAGTTCGTACCGAAGACGCTAGCAGACCTGCACATCGAGGGCATCCACGACTTGAACAATG CTGGTTCTCACGCCGGCACCCCGGAGCACAAGCCGCCGTCCAACCTGGAACTGTTCCCGGGCTCGGGCAACGCGCAGCGCTCCACCAACG CATCGCCGCTGCCGTCGCCGGTTAAGTCGCCCGCGCGGACCCCGGTGGCGCCCAACAAGACGCCCTGCTGCACCGCTCTCTATGACTTCGAGCCGGAGAACCAGGGCGAGCTGGGATTCAAG GAGAACGACGTGATCACGCTGATCAACAAGGTCGACGACAACTGGTTCGAGGGCTCCGTCAACGGCAAGACCGGGTACTTCCCGATCAGCTACGTGCAGGTCACCGTGCCCCTACCCAACATGTAA
- the LOC113503473 gene encoding endophilin-A isoform X2 produces MAFAGLKKQINKANQYVTEKMGGAEGTKLDLDFVEMERKTDVTCELVEELQAKTKEFLQPNPTARAKMAAVKGISKLSGQAKSNTYPQPEGVLGDCMLLYGKKLGEDTVFSNCLIEMGEALKQMADVKYSLDDNIKQNFLEPLHHLQTKDLKEVMHHRKKLQGRRLDFDCKRRRQAKGPGRASPYMSPSHNTPRQDDEIRQAEEKFAESLQLAQIGMFNLLDNDVEQVAQLTYFAEGLLEYHQQCTEILKGLVSTLMEKKEEAVNRPKMEFVPKTLADLHIEGIHDLNNGRRYGSTQSLSRPRQHIPPSSSVGDLSTSDPFKAWEAPSPNRTHARPAPGFKPHPAPRNQFNGRDPWTASPLPSPVKSPARTPVAPNKTPCCTALYDFEPENQGELGFKENDVITLINKVDDNWFEGSVNGKTGYFPISYVQVTVPLPNM; encoded by the exons ATGGCATTCGCGGGGCTCAAGAAACAAATCAACAAAGCTAATCAG tatGTCACGGAAAAAATGGGAGGTGCCGAGGGCACAAAATTGGATTTGGACTTCGTGGAAATGGAAAGA aAAACTGATGTCACTTGCGAGCTGGTAGAAGAATTACAAGCGAAGACAAAAGAGTTCCTGCAGCCGAACCCTACGGCACGAGCTAAGATGGCAGCTGTGAAAGGCATCAGCAAACTGAGCGGGCAGGCCAAGAGCAACACATACCCTCAGCCAGAGGGCGTGCTTGGAGACTGCATGCTGCTCTACGGCAAGAAGCTTGGAGAAGACACTGTCTTCT CGAATTGTCTTATCGAGATGGGCGAAGCTCTGAAGCAGATGGCTGATGTTAAATATTCTCTTGATGACAACATCAAGCAAAACTTCCTGGAACCTCTCCATCACTTGCAGACTAAAGATCTCAAGGAAGTCATG CATCACCGAAAGAAACTACAAGGCCGCCGGTTGGACTTCGACTGCAAACGGCGAAGACAAGCTAAAG GCCCCGGTAGGGCCAGCCCTTACATGAGCCCAAGTCACAACACACCAAGACAGG ACGACGAGATCCGACAGGCCGAGGAGAAGTTCGCCGAATCGCTGCAGCTTGCCCAAATTGGCATGTTCAACCTCCTTGATAATGAT GTTGAGCAGGTAGCGCAGCTGACTTATTTCGCAGAGGGACTCCTGGAGTATCACCAGCAATGTACGGAAATCCTGAAGGGACTCGTATCTACGCTCATGGAAAA gAAGGAGGAAGCGGTGAACCGTCCCAAGATGGAGTTCGTACCGAAGACGCTAGCAGACCTGCACATCGAGGGCATCCACGACTTGAACAATGGTAGGCGGTACGGTTCCACCCAAAGTTTGTCCCGCCCCCGCCAACACATCCCCCCCTCGTCCTCTGTCGGCGACCTCAGCACTTCAGACCCCTTCAAGGCATGGGAAGCACCCTCACCCAATCGTACCCACGCCAGGCCAGCGCCAGGGTTCAAACCACACCCAGCGCCACGGAATCAGTTCAATGGAAGGGACCCCTGGACAG CATCGCCGCTGCCGTCGCCGGTTAAGTCGCCCGCGCGGACCCCGGTGGCGCCCAACAAGACGCCCTGCTGCACCGCTCTCTATGACTTCGAGCCGGAGAACCAGGGCGAGCTGGGATTCAAG GAGAACGACGTGATCACGCTGATCAACAAGGTCGACGACAACTGGTTCGAGGGCTCCGTCAACGGCAAGACCGGGTACTTCCCGATCAGCTACGTGCAGGTCACCGTGCCCCTACCCAACATGTAA
- the LOC113503473 gene encoding endophilin-A isoform X8 codes for MAFAGLKKQINKANQYVTEKMGGAEGTKLDLDFVEMERKTDVTCELVEELQAKTKEFLQPNPTARAKMAAVKGISKLSGQAKSNTYPQPEGVLGDCMLLYGKKLGEDTVFYGHANCLIEMGEALKQMADVKYSLDDNIKQNFLEPLHHLQTKDLKEVMHHRKKLQGRRLDFDCKRRRQAKGPGRASPYMSPSHNTPRQDDEIRQAEEKFAESLQLAQIGMFNLLDNDVEQVAQLTYFAEGLLEYHQQCTEILKGLVSTLMEKKEEAVNRPKMEFVPKTLADLHIEGIHDLNNASPLPSPVKSPARTPVAPNKTPCCTALYDFEPENQGELGFKENDVITLINKVDDNWFEGSVNGKTGYFPISYVQVTVPLPNM; via the exons ATGGCATTCGCGGGGCTCAAGAAACAAATCAACAAAGCTAATCAG tatGTCACGGAAAAAATGGGAGGTGCCGAGGGCACAAAATTGGATTTGGACTTCGTGGAAATGGAAAGA aAAACTGATGTCACTTGCGAGCTGGTAGAAGAATTACAAGCGAAGACAAAAGAGTTCCTGCAGCCGAACCCTACGGCACGAGCTAAGATGGCAGCTGTGAAAGGCATCAGCAAACTGAGCGGGCAGGCCAAGAGCAACACATACCCTCAGCCAGAGGGCGTGCTTGGAGACTGCATGCTGCTCTACGGCAAGAAGCTTGGAGAAGACACTGTCTTCT ATGGACACG CGAATTGTCTTATCGAGATGGGCGAAGCTCTGAAGCAGATGGCTGATGTTAAATATTCTCTTGATGACAACATCAAGCAAAACTTCCTGGAACCTCTCCATCACTTGCAGACTAAAGATCTCAAGGAAGTCATG CATCACCGAAAGAAACTACAAGGCCGCCGGTTGGACTTCGACTGCAAACGGCGAAGACAAGCTAAAG GCCCCGGTAGGGCCAGCCCTTACATGAGCCCAAGTCACAACACACCAAGACAGG ACGACGAGATCCGACAGGCCGAGGAGAAGTTCGCCGAATCGCTGCAGCTTGCCCAAATTGGCATGTTCAACCTCCTTGATAATGAT GTTGAGCAGGTAGCGCAGCTGACTTATTTCGCAGAGGGACTCCTGGAGTATCACCAGCAATGTACGGAAATCCTGAAGGGACTCGTATCTACGCTCATGGAAAA gAAGGAGGAAGCGGTGAACCGTCCCAAGATGGAGTTCGTACCGAAGACGCTAGCAGACCTGCACATCGAGGGCATCCACGACTTGAACAATG CATCGCCGCTGCCGTCGCCGGTTAAGTCGCCCGCGCGGACCCCGGTGGCGCCCAACAAGACGCCCTGCTGCACCGCTCTCTATGACTTCGAGCCGGAGAACCAGGGCGAGCTGGGATTCAAG GAGAACGACGTGATCACGCTGATCAACAAGGTCGACGACAACTGGTTCGAGGGCTCCGTCAACGGCAAGACCGGGTACTTCCCGATCAGCTACGTGCAGGTCACCGTGCCCCTACCCAACATGTAA
- the LOC113503473 gene encoding endophilin-A isoform X4: MAFAGLKKQINKANQYVTEKMGGAEGTKLDLDFVEMERKTDVTCELVEELQAKTKEFLQPNPTARAKMAAVKGISKLSGQAKSNTYPQPEGVLGDCMLLYGKKLGEDTVFSNCLIEMGEALKQMADVKYSLDDNIKQNFLEPLHHLQTKDLKEVMHHRKKLQGRRLDFDCKRRRQAKGAHIADDEIRQAEEKFAESLQLAQIGMFNLLDNDVEQVAQLTYFAEGLLEYHQQCTEILKGLVSTLMEKKEEAVNRPKMEFVPKTLADLHIEGIHDLNNGRRYGSTQSLSRPRQHIPPSSSVGDLSTSDPFKAWEAPSPNRTHARPAPGFKPHPAPRNQFNGRDPWTASPLPSPVKSPARTPVAPNKTPCCTALYDFEPENQGELGFKENDVITLINKVDDNWFEGSVNGKTGYFPISYVQVTVPLPNM; encoded by the exons ATGGCATTCGCGGGGCTCAAGAAACAAATCAACAAAGCTAATCAG tatGTCACGGAAAAAATGGGAGGTGCCGAGGGCACAAAATTGGATTTGGACTTCGTGGAAATGGAAAGA aAAACTGATGTCACTTGCGAGCTGGTAGAAGAATTACAAGCGAAGACAAAAGAGTTCCTGCAGCCGAACCCTACGGCACGAGCTAAGATGGCAGCTGTGAAAGGCATCAGCAAACTGAGCGGGCAGGCCAAGAGCAACACATACCCTCAGCCAGAGGGCGTGCTTGGAGACTGCATGCTGCTCTACGGCAAGAAGCTTGGAGAAGACACTGTCTTCT CGAATTGTCTTATCGAGATGGGCGAAGCTCTGAAGCAGATGGCTGATGTTAAATATTCTCTTGATGACAACATCAAGCAAAACTTCCTGGAACCTCTCCATCACTTGCAGACTAAAGATCTCAAGGAAGTCATG CATCACCGAAAGAAACTACAAGGCCGCCGGTTGGACTTCGACTGCAAACGGCGAAGACAAGCTAAAG GTGCTCACATTGCAGACGACGAGATCCGACAGGCCGAGGAGAAGTTCGCCGAATCGCTGCAGCTTGCCCAAATTGGCATGTTCAACCTCCTTGATAATGAT GTTGAGCAGGTAGCGCAGCTGACTTATTTCGCAGAGGGACTCCTGGAGTATCACCAGCAATGTACGGAAATCCTGAAGGGACTCGTATCTACGCTCATGGAAAA gAAGGAGGAAGCGGTGAACCGTCCCAAGATGGAGTTCGTACCGAAGACGCTAGCAGACCTGCACATCGAGGGCATCCACGACTTGAACAATGGTAGGCGGTACGGTTCCACCCAAAGTTTGTCCCGCCCCCGCCAACACATCCCCCCCTCGTCCTCTGTCGGCGACCTCAGCACTTCAGACCCCTTCAAGGCATGGGAAGCACCCTCACCCAATCGTACCCACGCCAGGCCAGCGCCAGGGTTCAAACCACACCCAGCGCCACGGAATCAGTTCAATGGAAGGGACCCCTGGACAG CATCGCCGCTGCCGTCGCCGGTTAAGTCGCCCGCGCGGACCCCGGTGGCGCCCAACAAGACGCCCTGCTGCACCGCTCTCTATGACTTCGAGCCGGAGAACCAGGGCGAGCTGGGATTCAAG GAGAACGACGTGATCACGCTGATCAACAAGGTCGACGACAACTGGTTCGAGGGCTCCGTCAACGGCAAGACCGGGTACTTCCCGATCAGCTACGTGCAGGTCACCGTGCCCCTACCCAACATGTAA
- the LOC113503473 gene encoding endophilin-A isoform X5 has protein sequence MAFAGLKKQINKANQYVTEKMGGAEGTKLDLDFVEMERKTDVTCELVEELQAKTKEFLQPNPTARAKMAAVKGISKLSGQAKSNTYPQPEGVLGDCMLLYGKKLGEDTVFYGHANCLIEMGEALKQMADVKYSLDDNIKQNFLEPLHHLQTKDLKEVMHHRKKLQGRRLDFDCKRRRQAKDDEIRQAEEKFAESLQLAQIGMFNLLDNDVEQVAQLTYFAEGLLEYHQQCTEILKGLVSTLMEKKEEAVNRPKMEFVPKTLADLHIEGIHDLNNGRRYGSTQSLSRPRQHIPPSSSVGDLSTSDPFKAWEAPSPNRTHARPAPGFKPHPAPRNQFNGRDPWTASPLPSPVKSPARTPVAPNKTPCCTALYDFEPENQGELGFKENDVITLINKVDDNWFEGSVNGKTGYFPISYVQVTVPLPNM, from the exons ATGGCATTCGCGGGGCTCAAGAAACAAATCAACAAAGCTAATCAG tatGTCACGGAAAAAATGGGAGGTGCCGAGGGCACAAAATTGGATTTGGACTTCGTGGAAATGGAAAGA aAAACTGATGTCACTTGCGAGCTGGTAGAAGAATTACAAGCGAAGACAAAAGAGTTCCTGCAGCCGAACCCTACGGCACGAGCTAAGATGGCAGCTGTGAAAGGCATCAGCAAACTGAGCGGGCAGGCCAAGAGCAACACATACCCTCAGCCAGAGGGCGTGCTTGGAGACTGCATGCTGCTCTACGGCAAGAAGCTTGGAGAAGACACTGTCTTCT ATGGACACG CGAATTGTCTTATCGAGATGGGCGAAGCTCTGAAGCAGATGGCTGATGTTAAATATTCTCTTGATGACAACATCAAGCAAAACTTCCTGGAACCTCTCCATCACTTGCAGACTAAAGATCTCAAGGAAGTCATG CATCACCGAAAGAAACTACAAGGCCGCCGGTTGGACTTCGACTGCAAACGGCGAAGACAAGCTAAAG ACGACGAGATCCGACAGGCCGAGGAGAAGTTCGCCGAATCGCTGCAGCTTGCCCAAATTGGCATGTTCAACCTCCTTGATAATGAT GTTGAGCAGGTAGCGCAGCTGACTTATTTCGCAGAGGGACTCCTGGAGTATCACCAGCAATGTACGGAAATCCTGAAGGGACTCGTATCTACGCTCATGGAAAA gAAGGAGGAAGCGGTGAACCGTCCCAAGATGGAGTTCGTACCGAAGACGCTAGCAGACCTGCACATCGAGGGCATCCACGACTTGAACAATGGTAGGCGGTACGGTTCCACCCAAAGTTTGTCCCGCCCCCGCCAACACATCCCCCCCTCGTCCTCTGTCGGCGACCTCAGCACTTCAGACCCCTTCAAGGCATGGGAAGCACCCTCACCCAATCGTACCCACGCCAGGCCAGCGCCAGGGTTCAAACCACACCCAGCGCCACGGAATCAGTTCAATGGAAGGGACCCCTGGACAG CATCGCCGCTGCCGTCGCCGGTTAAGTCGCCCGCGCGGACCCCGGTGGCGCCCAACAAGACGCCCTGCTGCACCGCTCTCTATGACTTCGAGCCGGAGAACCAGGGCGAGCTGGGATTCAAG GAGAACGACGTGATCACGCTGATCAACAAGGTCGACGACAACTGGTTCGAGGGCTCCGTCAACGGCAAGACCGGGTACTTCCCGATCAGCTACGTGCAGGTCACCGTGCCCCTACCCAACATGTAA
- the LOC113503473 gene encoding endophilin-A isoform X3, with protein MAFAGLKKQINKANQYVTEKMGGAEGTKLDLDFVEMERKTDVTCELVEELQAKTKEFLQPNPTARAKMAAVKGISKLSGQAKSNTYPQPEGVLGDCMLLYGKKLGEDTVFYGHANCLIEMGEALKQMADVKYSLDDNIKQNFLEPLHHLQTKDLKEVMHHRKKLQGRRLDFDCKRRRQAKGAHIADDEIRQAEEKFAESLQLAQIGMFNLLDNDVEQVAQLTYFAEGLLEYHQQCTEILKGLVSTLMEKKEEAVNRPKMEFVPKTLADLHIEGIHDLNNGRRYGSTQSLSRPRQHIPPSSSVGDLSTSDPFKAWEAPSPNRTHARPAPGFKPHPAPRNQFNGRDPWTASPLPSPVKSPARTPVAPNKTPCCTALYDFEPENQGELGFKENDVITLINKVDDNWFEGSVNGKTGYFPISYVQVTVPLPNM; from the exons ATGGCATTCGCGGGGCTCAAGAAACAAATCAACAAAGCTAATCAG tatGTCACGGAAAAAATGGGAGGTGCCGAGGGCACAAAATTGGATTTGGACTTCGTGGAAATGGAAAGA aAAACTGATGTCACTTGCGAGCTGGTAGAAGAATTACAAGCGAAGACAAAAGAGTTCCTGCAGCCGAACCCTACGGCACGAGCTAAGATGGCAGCTGTGAAAGGCATCAGCAAACTGAGCGGGCAGGCCAAGAGCAACACATACCCTCAGCCAGAGGGCGTGCTTGGAGACTGCATGCTGCTCTACGGCAAGAAGCTTGGAGAAGACACTGTCTTCT ATGGACACG CGAATTGTCTTATCGAGATGGGCGAAGCTCTGAAGCAGATGGCTGATGTTAAATATTCTCTTGATGACAACATCAAGCAAAACTTCCTGGAACCTCTCCATCACTTGCAGACTAAAGATCTCAAGGAAGTCATG CATCACCGAAAGAAACTACAAGGCCGCCGGTTGGACTTCGACTGCAAACGGCGAAGACAAGCTAAAG GTGCTCACATTGCAGACGACGAGATCCGACAGGCCGAGGAGAAGTTCGCCGAATCGCTGCAGCTTGCCCAAATTGGCATGTTCAACCTCCTTGATAATGAT GTTGAGCAGGTAGCGCAGCTGACTTATTTCGCAGAGGGACTCCTGGAGTATCACCAGCAATGTACGGAAATCCTGAAGGGACTCGTATCTACGCTCATGGAAAA gAAGGAGGAAGCGGTGAACCGTCCCAAGATGGAGTTCGTACCGAAGACGCTAGCAGACCTGCACATCGAGGGCATCCACGACTTGAACAATGGTAGGCGGTACGGTTCCACCCAAAGTTTGTCCCGCCCCCGCCAACACATCCCCCCCTCGTCCTCTGTCGGCGACCTCAGCACTTCAGACCCCTTCAAGGCATGGGAAGCACCCTCACCCAATCGTACCCACGCCAGGCCAGCGCCAGGGTTCAAACCACACCCAGCGCCACGGAATCAGTTCAATGGAAGGGACCCCTGGACAG CATCGCCGCTGCCGTCGCCGGTTAAGTCGCCCGCGCGGACCCCGGTGGCGCCCAACAAGACGCCCTGCTGCACCGCTCTCTATGACTTCGAGCCGGAGAACCAGGGCGAGCTGGGATTCAAG GAGAACGACGTGATCACGCTGATCAACAAGGTCGACGACAACTGGTTCGAGGGCTCCGTCAACGGCAAGACCGGGTACTTCCCGATCAGCTACGTGCAGGTCACCGTGCCCCTACCCAACATGTAA